In the genome of Anas platyrhynchos isolate ZD024472 breed Pekin duck chromosome 21, IASCAAS_PekinDuck_T2T, whole genome shotgun sequence, one region contains:
- the ITCH gene encoding E3 ubiquitin-protein ligase Itchy homolog isoform X1, with protein sequence MAGTGSKSGSSSGFSMKSQLQVTVISAKLKEKNKWFGPSPYVEVLVDGQSKKTEKCNNTSSPKWKQHLTVIVTPVSKLTFRVWSHQTLKSDVLLGSAALDIHETLKSNSMKLEQVVVTLHLLGDREPAEVVGDLSVCLDGMQVDPELLTNGDASSTRSPIQNDSSRARSDTRTNSNGLENSDDAAPNENKTVNGSDSPLLTNGSCKPSRPPRPSRPPPPTPRRPTSVVASVNGPSSTSTENDGASAGSLAGPAASTSSEQSPEGATAATTAPATAALTTPPVSRQVQPGNPPAQALTTVSQGPLPPGWEQRVDQHGRIYYVDHVEKRTTWDRPEPLPPSWERRVDNMGRIYYVDHFTRTTTWQRPTLESVRNYEQWQLQRSQLQGAMQQFNQRFIYGNQDFSSMQSKEFDPLGPLPPGWEKRTDSNGRVYFVNHNTRITQWEDPRSQGQLNEKPLPEGWEMRFTVEGIPYFVDHNRRTTTYIDPRTGKSALDNGPQIAYVRDFKAKVHYFRFWCQQLAMPQHIKITVSRKTLFEDSFQQIMSFSSQDLRRRLWVIFPGEEGLDYGGVAREWFFLLSHEVLNPMYCLFEYAGKDNYCLQINPASYINPDHLKYFRFIGRFIAMALFHGKFIDTGFSLPFYKRILNKPVGLKDLESVDPEFYNSLIWVKENDIEECGLEMFFSVDKEILGEIKSHDLKPNGSNILVTEENKEEYIRLVAEWRLSRGVEEQTQAFFEGFNEILPQQYLQYFDAKELEVLLCGMQEIDLNDWQRHTIYRHYTRTSRQILWFWQFVKEIDNEKRMRLLQFVTGTCRLPVGGFADLMGSNGPQKFCIEKVGKENWLPRSHTCFNRLDLPPYKNYEQLKEKLLFAIEETEGFGQE encoded by the exons aattgtCACTCCTGTAAGTAAATTAACCTTTCGAGTCTGGAGCCATCAAACATTAAAATCTGATGTCCTTCTGGGAAGTGCTGCTCTGGATATTCATGAGACTTTGAAATCAAACAGTATGAAAC TTGAACAGGTAGTGGTGACATTGCATCTTCTTGGTGACAGAGAACCAGCAGAAGTGGTAGGagatttgtctgtctgtctagaTGGGATGCAGGTAGATCCTGAACTCCTAACCAATGGTGATGCCTCAAGTACAAGGA GTCCTATACAGAATGATAGCTCCAGAGCAAGGAGTGATACAcg GACCAACTCAAATGGCCTTGAAAACTCTGATGATGCTGCTCCCAATGAAAACAAGACTGTTAATGGCAGTGATTCTCCATTACTCACAAATGGAAGCTGTAAACCTTCTAGACCTCCCAGGCCTTCCAGACCACCTCCACCGACTCCGCGCAGGCCTACTTCAGTAGTTG CAAGTGTAAATGGTCCTTCATCCACATCTACAGAAAATGATGGGGCCAGTGCAGGATCACTGGCAGGTCCGGCTGCAAGTACATCTTCAGAACAGAGCCCTGAGGGGGCAACAGCTGCAACgacagctcctgcaactgctgcaCTCACCACGCCTCCAGTATCAAGACAAGTCCAGCCAGGAAATCCTCCAGCTCAGGCACTTACTACAGTCAGTCAAGGTCCTCTTCCACCTGG ttggGAGCAAAGAGTAGACCAACATGGTCGAATATACTATGTAGATCATGTTGAAAAGCGAACTACGTGGGATCGGCCAGAGCCTCTTCCTCCAAG cTGGGAGCGACGAGTTGACAACATGGGTAGAATTTACTATGTTGACCACTTCACCAGAACAACAACATGGCAGAGACCAACATTAGAGTCTGTCCGAAATTATGAGCAGTGGCAGCTTCAACGCAGTCAGCTTCAAGGAGCCATGCAGCAATTTAATCAGAGATTTATATATGGG AACCAGGACTTTTCTTCCATGCAAAGCAAAGAGTTTGATCCTCTTGGCCCTCTGCCACCTGGATGGG AAAAGAGAACTGACAGCAATGGCAGAGTGTATTTTGTCAATCACAACACACGCATCACTCAGTGGGAAGATCCCAGGAGTCAAGG TCAATTAAATGAGAAACCCTTACCTGAAGGCTGGGAAATGCGATTTACTGTGGAAGGTATTCCATATTTTGTGGATCACAACAGAAGAACCACTACATACATAGATCCCCGCACGGGCAAGTCTGCTCT AGACAATGGGCCCCAGATAGCTTATGTACGCGATTTCAAGGCAAAGGTCCATTATTTCCGATTCTGGTGTCAG caaCTGGCAATGCCACAACACATAAAGATTACAGTGagcagaaaaacattatttgaaGACTCATTTCAACAG ATAATGAGCTTCAGTTCTCAGGATCTACGGAGACGTTTATGGGTTATTTTCCCTGGTGAAGAAGGCTTAGATTATGGAGGTGTTGCAAG GGAATGGTTCTTTCTATTGTCACATGAAGTTCTGAACCCAATGTATTGCCTGTTTGAATATGCAGGGAAAGATAACTACTGCTTACAAATAAACCCAGCCTCCTATATTAACCCAGATCATCTGAAATACTTCCGTTTTATTGGAAGATTCATTGCCATG GCTTTATTCCATGGGAAATTCATTGACACTGGTTTCTCTCTGCCGTTCTATAAGCGTATCCTAAACAAGCCAGTAGGACTCAAGGATTTAGAATCTGTTGACCCAGAGTTTTACAACTCTCTCATCTGGGTAAA AGAGAATGATATTGAAGAATGTGgcttggaaatgtttttctcagTTGATAAAGAAATCCTAGGTGAAATCAAAAGCCATGATTTGAAGCCAAATGGTAGTAACATTCTagtgacagaagaaaataaagaagaatatATTAG GCTAGTAGCAGAATGGCGACTTTCCCGGGGTGTTGAAGAACAGACACAGGCTTTCTTTGAAGGCTTCAATGAAATTTTGCCACAACAGTATTTGCAGTATTTTGATGCTAAGGAACTGGAG GTGCTTCTATGTGGAATGCAAGAAATTGATCTGAATGACTGGCAGAGGCATACTATCTACCGGCATTATACCAGGACCAGCAGACAGATATTATGGTTCTGGCAG tttgtgaaAGAAATAGATAATGAGAAGAGAATGAGACTCCTGCAGTTTGTTACCGGAACATGCAGATTGCCAGTGGGAGGATTTGCTGACCTCATGG GGAGCAATGGACCCCAAAAATTTTGTATTGAAAAAGTTGGAAAGGAAAACTGGTTACCTAGAAGTCATACCTG tttcaatCGCTTAGACCTTCCACCCTATAAGAATTATGAGCAGTTGAAGGAAAAGCTGTTGTTTGCAAttgaagaaacagaaggatTTGGGCAGGAATAG
- the ITCH gene encoding E3 ubiquitin-protein ligase Itchy homolog isoform X2, whose amino-acid sequence MAGTGSKSGSSSGFSMKSQLQVTVISAKLKEKNKWFGPSPYVEVLVDGQSKKTEKCNNTSSPKWKQHLTVIVTPVSKLTFRVWSHQTLKSDVLLGSAALDIHETLKSNSMKLEQVVVTLHLLGDREPAEVVGDLSVCLDGMQVDPELLTNGDASSTRSPIQNDSSRARSDTRTNSNGLENSDDAAPNENKTVNGSDSPLLTNGSCKPSRPPRPSRPPPPTPRRPTSVVENDGASAGSLAGPAASTSSEQSPEGATAATTAPATAALTTPPVSRQVQPGNPPAQALTTVSQGPLPPGWEQRVDQHGRIYYVDHVEKRTTWDRPEPLPPSWERRVDNMGRIYYVDHFTRTTTWQRPTLESVRNYEQWQLQRSQLQGAMQQFNQRFIYGNQDFSSMQSKEFDPLGPLPPGWEKRTDSNGRVYFVNHNTRITQWEDPRSQGQLNEKPLPEGWEMRFTVEGIPYFVDHNRRTTTYIDPRTGKSALDNGPQIAYVRDFKAKVHYFRFWCQQLAMPQHIKITVSRKTLFEDSFQQIMSFSSQDLRRRLWVIFPGEEGLDYGGVAREWFFLLSHEVLNPMYCLFEYAGKDNYCLQINPASYINPDHLKYFRFIGRFIAMALFHGKFIDTGFSLPFYKRILNKPVGLKDLESVDPEFYNSLIWVKENDIEECGLEMFFSVDKEILGEIKSHDLKPNGSNILVTEENKEEYIRLVAEWRLSRGVEEQTQAFFEGFNEILPQQYLQYFDAKELEVLLCGMQEIDLNDWQRHTIYRHYTRTSRQILWFWQFVKEIDNEKRMRLLQFVTGTCRLPVGGFADLMGSNGPQKFCIEKVGKENWLPRSHTCFNRLDLPPYKNYEQLKEKLLFAIEETEGFGQE is encoded by the exons aattgtCACTCCTGTAAGTAAATTAACCTTTCGAGTCTGGAGCCATCAAACATTAAAATCTGATGTCCTTCTGGGAAGTGCTGCTCTGGATATTCATGAGACTTTGAAATCAAACAGTATGAAAC TTGAACAGGTAGTGGTGACATTGCATCTTCTTGGTGACAGAGAACCAGCAGAAGTGGTAGGagatttgtctgtctgtctagaTGGGATGCAGGTAGATCCTGAACTCCTAACCAATGGTGATGCCTCAAGTACAAGGA GTCCTATACAGAATGATAGCTCCAGAGCAAGGAGTGATACAcg GACCAACTCAAATGGCCTTGAAAACTCTGATGATGCTGCTCCCAATGAAAACAAGACTGTTAATGGCAGTGATTCTCCATTACTCACAAATGGAAGCTGTAAACCTTCTAGACCTCCCAGGCCTTCCAGACCACCTCCACCGACTCCGCGCAGGCCTACTTCAGTAGTTG AAAATGATGGGGCCAGTGCAGGATCACTGGCAGGTCCGGCTGCAAGTACATCTTCAGAACAGAGCCCTGAGGGGGCAACAGCTGCAACgacagctcctgcaactgctgcaCTCACCACGCCTCCAGTATCAAGACAAGTCCAGCCAGGAAATCCTCCAGCTCAGGCACTTACTACAGTCAGTCAAGGTCCTCTTCCACCTGG ttggGAGCAAAGAGTAGACCAACATGGTCGAATATACTATGTAGATCATGTTGAAAAGCGAACTACGTGGGATCGGCCAGAGCCTCTTCCTCCAAG cTGGGAGCGACGAGTTGACAACATGGGTAGAATTTACTATGTTGACCACTTCACCAGAACAACAACATGGCAGAGACCAACATTAGAGTCTGTCCGAAATTATGAGCAGTGGCAGCTTCAACGCAGTCAGCTTCAAGGAGCCATGCAGCAATTTAATCAGAGATTTATATATGGG AACCAGGACTTTTCTTCCATGCAAAGCAAAGAGTTTGATCCTCTTGGCCCTCTGCCACCTGGATGGG AAAAGAGAACTGACAGCAATGGCAGAGTGTATTTTGTCAATCACAACACACGCATCACTCAGTGGGAAGATCCCAGGAGTCAAGG TCAATTAAATGAGAAACCCTTACCTGAAGGCTGGGAAATGCGATTTACTGTGGAAGGTATTCCATATTTTGTGGATCACAACAGAAGAACCACTACATACATAGATCCCCGCACGGGCAAGTCTGCTCT AGACAATGGGCCCCAGATAGCTTATGTACGCGATTTCAAGGCAAAGGTCCATTATTTCCGATTCTGGTGTCAG caaCTGGCAATGCCACAACACATAAAGATTACAGTGagcagaaaaacattatttgaaGACTCATTTCAACAG ATAATGAGCTTCAGTTCTCAGGATCTACGGAGACGTTTATGGGTTATTTTCCCTGGTGAAGAAGGCTTAGATTATGGAGGTGTTGCAAG GGAATGGTTCTTTCTATTGTCACATGAAGTTCTGAACCCAATGTATTGCCTGTTTGAATATGCAGGGAAAGATAACTACTGCTTACAAATAAACCCAGCCTCCTATATTAACCCAGATCATCTGAAATACTTCCGTTTTATTGGAAGATTCATTGCCATG GCTTTATTCCATGGGAAATTCATTGACACTGGTTTCTCTCTGCCGTTCTATAAGCGTATCCTAAACAAGCCAGTAGGACTCAAGGATTTAGAATCTGTTGACCCAGAGTTTTACAACTCTCTCATCTGGGTAAA AGAGAATGATATTGAAGAATGTGgcttggaaatgtttttctcagTTGATAAAGAAATCCTAGGTGAAATCAAAAGCCATGATTTGAAGCCAAATGGTAGTAACATTCTagtgacagaagaaaataaagaagaatatATTAG GCTAGTAGCAGAATGGCGACTTTCCCGGGGTGTTGAAGAACAGACACAGGCTTTCTTTGAAGGCTTCAATGAAATTTTGCCACAACAGTATTTGCAGTATTTTGATGCTAAGGAACTGGAG GTGCTTCTATGTGGAATGCAAGAAATTGATCTGAATGACTGGCAGAGGCATACTATCTACCGGCATTATACCAGGACCAGCAGACAGATATTATGGTTCTGGCAG tttgtgaaAGAAATAGATAATGAGAAGAGAATGAGACTCCTGCAGTTTGTTACCGGAACATGCAGATTGCCAGTGGGAGGATTTGCTGACCTCATGG GGAGCAATGGACCCCAAAAATTTTGTATTGAAAAAGTTGGAAAGGAAAACTGGTTACCTAGAAGTCATACCTG tttcaatCGCTTAGACCTTCCACCCTATAAGAATTATGAGCAGTTGAAGGAAAAGCTGTTGTTTGCAAttgaagaaacagaaggatTTGGGCAGGAATAG
- the DYNLRB1 gene encoding dynein light chain roadblock-type 1, which produces MAEVEETLKRIQSQKGVQGIIVVNSEGIPIKSTMDNSTTIQYAGLMHSFIMKARSTVRDIDPQNDLTFLRIRSKKNEIMVAPDKDYFLIVIQNPTE; this is translated from the exons ATG GCTGAGGTGGAAGAAACACTGAAGCGAATTCAGAGCCAAAAAGGCGTGCAAGGAATCATCGTTGTTAATTCTGAAG GTATTCCTATAAAAAGTACTATGGACAACTCCACAACGATTCAATATGCAGGCCTAATGCACAGTTTTATCATGAAGGCAAGGAGCACTGTGCGAGACATTGATCCCCAAAATGACCTCACATTCCTGCGGATTCGctccaagaaaaatgaaattatggtTGCACCAG ATAAGGACTACTTCCTGATTGTCATCCAGAATCCTACTGAATGA